Proteins encoded within one genomic window of Panicum virgatum strain AP13 chromosome 1N, P.virgatum_v5, whole genome shotgun sequence:
- the LOC120654048 gene encoding uncharacterized protein LOC120654048 — protein MKESSCHDPKMEAYCNAVRRLEDKFDGLELNHVPRKYNEDADELAKIASGRTTVPPNVFARDISKPSVEFNQPTEPSPSSAGPSGGNPPADGVEPMDFDLGTTSSDEAEAMEVDEAPTSQDWRVQYFDWIVRGILPTDHAQARCLARRAKSFVLIDNELHKRGPSGVLQRCIPIPEGKELIRDIHAGVCGHHAAPRTLVGNAFRQGFYWPTAVADATDVVRTCEGCQFYARKTHLPAHALQTIPITWPFAVWGLDLFTGKKFLAFCDSFHIRVDWSAVAHPQTNGQVERANGMILQGLKPRIFNKLNKFGRRWLTELPSVIWSLRTT, from the exons atgaaggagtctagctgtcacgacccaaagatggaggcgtactgcaacgcggtacgccgcctcgaggacaagttcgacggccttgagctcaatcatgtcccgcgcaagtataacgaggacgccgatgaactggccaagatagcttcagggcggaccaccgtccccccgaacgtcttcgctcgcgacatctccaagccctccgtcgagttcaaTCAACCGACGGAGCCAagcccctcgtccgccgggccctccggcgggaaccccccggcggacggggtcgagcccatggacttTGACCTCGGGACCACCTCctcggacgaggccgaagcaatggaagttgacgaggcccccacttcgcaagactggcgcgtccagtacttTGACTGGATAGTTCGAGGGATCTTACCCAcggaccacgctcaggcgcgatgcctcgccaggcgggccaagtccttcgtcctaatcgacaatgagctacacaagcgtggcccctcgggtgtcctgcaacgatgcatccccatccccgagggcaaagagctgatccgcgacatccatgctggcgtctgcggccaccacgccgcgccacgcaccctcgtgggtaacgcgtttcggcaaggcttttactggcccaccgcggtcgccgacgccactgacgtcgtacggacttgcgagggttgccagttctacgctcgaaaaacacacctcccggctcaTGCCCTGCAGacgatccccatcacatggccgtttgctgtgtggggactggacctc ttcacaggcaagaagttcttggcgttctgcgacagcttccacatacgtgtggactggtcggctgtggcacacccgcagacgaacgggcaagtggagcgtgccaacggcatgatcctccaaggactaaagccaagaatcttcaacaagctgaacaagtttggccggaggtggctcacggagctaccctcggtcatctggagcctgaggacgacc
- the LOC120653801 gene encoding uncharacterized protein LOC120653801, translating into MDGGSGLNIMYAPTLELMGIGLDKLRPSKSPFHGVAPGKRVQPLGQIDLPVCFGTAANFRKEVLTFEVVGFRGSYHAILGRPCYAKFMAVPNYTYLKLKMPGPKGVITIGSSFEHAYECDVECIERAEAQAEDEALAATLDKMASEALDSTHRHAGSFEPAEGIKKVPLDPSRSDDKVLQISATLDDK; encoded by the coding sequence atggacggaggcagcggcctcaacatcatgtacgccccaaccttggagctcatggggatcggactagacaagcttcgccccagtaagtcgccatttcatggcgttgcgccggggaagcgagtccaacccctcggccagatcgatctgcctgtgtgcttcggcacagcagccaacttccgcaaggaggtactcactttcgaggtggtgggatttcgagggtcctatcatgccatccttggtcgtccttgctacgccaagtttatggccgtccccaactacacctacctcaaactCAAAATGCCaggtccaaagggcgtcatcaccattggctcttcgttcgagcacgcctacgagtgcgacgttgagtgcattgagcgcgcggaagctcaagcggaggacgaggccctcgcagccaccctcgacaaaatggcgagcgaggccttagactccacgcaccgacacgccgggagcttcgagcccgccgagggtatcaagaaagtacccctcgacccaagccgctccgacgacaaggtgttgcagatcagcgccaccctcgacgacaaatag